One window of the Gambusia affinis linkage group LG13, SWU_Gaff_1.0, whole genome shotgun sequence genome contains the following:
- the plek gene encoding pleckstrin, with the protein MEPQEIREGYLVKKGTVLNSWSAVWVVLSEDGLDYYKKKTDHSPKGMIPLKGATLISPCQDFNKRTLVFKITTERKQDHFFQASHVEERELWVKDIRRTLSCLKDGKKFARKSTRRSIRLPETVNLAELYALMKDQDDGVKELKLEQDNQIFNHCFTGATVVEWLISKGKARNRPEALMLATGLLTEGFLQPADDLSKEGVEGGENITFLDQTTALYYFTDSGFFCEGYSSDEDVLLKDEFRGNIIKQGCLLKQGHRRKNWKVRKFILRDDPAYMHYYDPSKGDDPLGSIHLRGAVVTAVEYVPDAKKYDVDGNLFEIITSDETHYFLQAATSEERKEWIKAIQTVSKSGK; encoded by the exons ATGGAGCCACAAGAGATCAGAGAGGGATATCTTGTTAAAAAG GGTACAGTGCTGAACTCCTGGAGTGCAGTGTGGGTGGTGTTGTCAGAAGATGGTTTGGATtactataaaaagaaaacagatcacTCACCGAAAGGGATGATCCCACTGAAAGGAGCAACCCTCATCAGTCCCTGTCAAGATTTTAACAAGAGAACG CTGGTCTTCAAGATCACTACAGAGAGGAAACAAGATCACTTCTTTCAAGCCTCGCATGTGGAGGAGAGAGAACTTTGGGTCAAGGACATTAGGAGAACCTTGTCCTGCTTGAAAGATGGGAAAAAGTTTGCTAGAAAGTCCACCAGACGCTCTATTCGCCTGCCAGAAACAGTCAACCTTGC TGAGCTGTATGCGCTGATGAAAGACCAGGACGACGGAGTGAAGGAGTTAAAACTTGAGCAAGATAATCAAATTTTCAACCACTGCTTCACTG GTGCGACGGTAGTAGAGTGGCTGATTTCAAAAGGGAAGGCAAGAAATAGGCCTGAGGCACTCATGTTAGCAACGGGGCTTCTGACCGAGGGCTTTCTCCAGCCTGCAGATGACCTGTCAAAGGAGGGGGTGGAAGGCGGAGAAAATATAACCTTCTTAGATCAAACAACAGCTCTCTACTACTTT ACAGACAGTGGGTTCTTCTGTGAAGGCTACTCCAGTGACGAAGATGTTCTGCTGAAGGACGAATTCAGGGGAAACATTATAAAACAAGGCTGCTTGCTCAAACAG GGACACAGAAGAAAGAACTGGAAGGTACGAAAGTTCATACTTCGAGATGACCCCGCTTATATGCACTATTATGATCCTTCAAAG GGCGATGACCCTCTAGGCTCAATACATCTCAGAGGAGCCGTGGTTACAGCTGTAGAGTACGTGCCTGACG CCAAGAAGTACGACGTTGATGGCAACCTCTTTGAGATTATCACGTCAGATGAGACTCACTATTTCCTGCAAGCTGCAACATCTGAGGAAAGAAAGGAGTGGATCAAAGCAATACAGACGGTGTCAAAAAGTGGAAAGTAA
- the prokr1b gene encoding prokineticin receptor 1b: protein MGDSNISHLIASSADIQDGNVEGNLDRYMDSYDLDYGIPLDEIPDTTKGQTFFVVTSILGIVLVCIMLVCGLGNFIFIATLTRYKKLRNLTNLLIANLAISDFIVAVVCCPFLVDYYVVKQLSWDHGLVLCASVNYLRTVSLYVSTNALLAIAFDRYMAIVHPLRPRLKFQTAYFLIIGVWIVPILISIPSAYFASVTTYLHGDTTHKVFCAQIWPVDYQTYYRSYFLFVFAVEFVGPVVVMSLCYACISRELFKNVPGFQTEQIRKRLRCRRKTVVVLIGILAAYILCWTPYYGFTILRDFHPTFISRQRHSLVAFYIVECIAMSNSMINTFCFVSVKNNTVKYLKKIVLLRWRSTYVSDKSAEEMYIRASSMPVTEEIECIHLS from the exons ATGGGAGACTCAAACATCAGTCACTTGATAGCATCTTCTGCAGATATCCAGGATGGCAACGTGGAGGGCAACTTGGATCGTTATATGGATTCCTATGACTTGGACTACGGCATCCCTCTTGATGAGATTCCAGACACAACAAAGGGCCAGACCTTCTTTGTGGTCACCAGTATCCTTGGTATTGTCCTAGTGTGTATCATGCTTGTGTGTGGTCTCGGGAACTTCATATTCATTGCCACCCTGACACGCTACAAAAAACTCCGTAATCTAACCAACCTGCTCATTGCTAATCTGGCTATCTCAGACTTTATTGTGGCAGTTGTTTGCTGTCCCTTTCTGGTGGACTACTATGTGGTAAAACAGCTTTCGTGGGACCACGGACTGGTGTTGTGTGCCTCTGTGAACTACCTCCGTACTGTGTCGCTTTACGTGTCCACAAACGCGCTGCTGGCTATTGCATTTGACAG GTACATGGCCATCGTACATCCTTTGAGGCCTCGCTTGAAGTTTCAGACAGCCTATTTCCTAATAATTGGAGTCTGGATAGTTCCCATTTTGATATCAATTCCTTCTGCCTATTTTGCGTCTGTAACAACATACCTTCATGGTGATACCACTCACAAAGTCTTCTGTGCCCAAATATGGCCTGTGGACTATCAGACCTACTATCGATCctactttctgtttgtttttgctgtggaGTTTGTTGGCCCCGTTGTTGTCATGTCATTGTGTTATGCCTGCATTTCCCGTGAACTGTTCAAAAATGTCCCAGGGTTTCAGACTGAACAGATAAGGAAGAGATTACGTTGTCGTCGCAAAACTGTTGTGGTCCTCATTGGAATTTTAGCTGCGTACATCCTGTGCTGGACACCGTACTATGGCTTCACCATCCTACGAGACttccatccaacattcatctCTCGTCAGAGACACTCCCTGGTGGCTTTCTACATTGTTGAGTGCATTGCGATGAGCAACAGCATGATCAACACATTCTGCTTTGTCAGCGTCAAGAATAACACTGTGAAGTATCTAAAGAAAATTGTCCTGCTACGGTGGAGGTCAACTTATGTCTCTGATAAAAGTGCAGAAGAAATGTACATAAGAGCCTCCTCCATGCCAGTAACTGAAGAGATTGAATGCATCCACCTAAGCTGA
- the LOC122842985 gene encoding filensin: MFKTRFHREVRKEKYERSDVFDEETEDSETPAGVSAIQGWESLQELNSRFARYINRARVLEQRNAVFRKQLETLQRMEEASGLEEAFTEQIENNRQRIRELSSEHGKLERELREACHMLDDYTNKYKSECDYQERLRGTLEHLNKEADSALLKNLEYQIQSQFLQDDINSTRDRNKKDLAEIETYVNILQQINQTLPFAPNVSAGISEEQEKLLAQKKIPGLQTQLEEYKSALCQLQIQKQRLQSETAMLEQTIKSTQENYDNEIQQYNENIESLRKEIEEAEKSLEKYISDCRHLAMYQTSLENELERYKRIIENEDNRLNSAIIGTPITLFTTNYRYTHTPSASSRGRDITQAIQDITNIKPRQKILAKKVLKKKELTPKDVIDNSQEEKNTGEGDNEESSVVSSEEVQAKRVKQEDQGAVLPGVSRQDVPDGAQISKAFDTLCNIVRDRMRKYQRPEPIADFYTKGRYVLVTGDGSYLDPCFYTSTPSAGRIFVTIRDGMMYPYDPHGRGTPSPPPRQPLVDPSPLRPTLPPNAGEDNTGGKAKDSGGRGKSNNGEPFSKDPNPLSPPSDSNSQDPVPGKDMPKKKPAARGGSSSSTGSSTSTTSSSSFSPDTMTYEKVEVVESVEKFSNDRKVKGYEETSMVVETMIEKSSKKKR; encoded by the exons ATGTTCAAGACCAGGTTCCACCGTGAGGTGCGCAAGGAGAAGTACGAGCGCTCCGATGTCTTTGATGAAGAAACCGAGGACTCTGAAACCCCTGCAGGCGTCTCAGCCATCCAGGGCTGGGAGAGCCTTCAGGAGCTCAACAGCCGCTTTGCCCGGTACATCAACCGAGCTCGAGTGCTAGAGCAGCGGAATGCCGTGTTCCGCAAGCAGCTGGAGACGCTGCAGCGGATGGAGGAGGCCAGTGGCCTCGAGGAGGCCTTCACAGAGCAGATTGAAAACAACAGGCAGCGAATCAGAGAGCTGAGCTCAGAGCACGGCAAGCTGGAGCGGGAGTTGAGGGAAGCTTGCCACATGCTGGATGACTATACCAACAA atacaAAAGTGAATGTGATTACCAAGAGCGGCTGCGGGGCACTCTGGAACATTTGAACAAG GAAGCTGACAGTGCTCTGCTAAAGAATCTGGAGTATCAGATCCAGTCTCAGTTCCTGCAGGATGACATCAATTCCACCAGAGATAGAAATAAGAAG GACCTTGCAGAGATCGAAACCTACGTAAATATTTTGCAGCAAATCAACCAGACACTTCCCTTTGCTCCCAATGTGTCAGCTGGCATCTCCGAG GAGCAGGAGAAGTTGCTGGCCCAAAAGAAAATACCAGGGCTGCAGACTCAGCTGGAAGAGTACAAGAGCGCCCTCTGTCAGCTGCAGATTCAGAAGCAACGCTTACAGAGTGAG ACTGCAATGTTGGAGCAAACCATCAAAAGCACACAAGAGAATTATGACAATGAGATCCAGCAGTACAATGAGAACATTGAATCTTTACGGAAGGAGATTGAGGAAGCTGAGAAATCATTGGAAAAATATATCAGTGACTGTCGCCACCTGGCCATGTATCAGACATCCCTCGAGAACGAGCTGGAGCGTTACAAGAGGATAATCGAGAACGAAGATAACAG GTTGAATTCTGCCATAATTGGCACTCCCATTACCCTGTTTACCACTAATTACCGCTACACTCACACACCCAGTGCATCAAGCAGGGGGAGAG ATATCACCCAAGCTATCCAAGATATCACAAACATAAAGCCTAGACAGAAGATACTGGCTAAAAAGGTCTTGAAGAAGAAAGAACTGACCCCAAAAGATGTCATAGACAACAGccaggaggagaaaaacacaggAGAGGGTGACAATGAAGAATCTAGTGTGGTCTCATCTGAGGAGGTGCAGGCTAAAAGGGTAAAACAAGAAGATCAAGGTGCTGTGCTCCCTGGAGTTTCTCGACAGGATGTCCCAGATGGAGCGCAGATTAGCAAAGCCTTCGACACTCTTTGCAACATTGTCAGAGACAGAATGAGAAAGTACCAGAGACCTGAGCCAATCGCTGATTTCTACACTAAAGGTCGCTATGTCCTTGTTACTGGTGATGGCAGCTACTTGGATCCCTGCTTTTACACTTCCACTCCGTCAGCTGGTCGCATCTTTGTCACAATAAGAGATGGGATGATGTATCCTTATGACCCTCATGGACGTGGCACACCCTCTCCTCCACCCCGTCAGCCCCTGGTGGACCCCAGCCCTCTCAGGCCCACACTGCCTCCCAATGCAGGAGAAGATAACACTGGTGGAAAGGCCAAAGACAGCGGAGGAAGAGGTAAATCTAATAATGGAGAGCCTTTCTCAAAAGATCCAAATCCCTTGTCTCCACCGTCGGACTCAAACTCCCAAGATCCTGTGCCTGGGAAAGACATGCCCAAGAAAAAACCCGCAGCCCGTGGTGGCAGCAGTTCTAGTACCGGTTCCAGCACCAGCACCACCAGCTCGAGTAGTTTCAGCCCAGACACCATGACCTATGAAAAGGTGGAGGTGGTGGAATCTGTGGAAAAGTTCTCCAATGATCGCAAAGTCAAAGGTTACGAGGAAACCTCCATGGTGGTGGAGACCATGATTGAAAAGTCGAGCAAGAAGAAACgttaa